In a genomic window of Phenylobacterium koreense:
- a CDS encoding pyridoxal phosphate-dependent aminotransferase: MRTSIVHPGADNLRYEIRQIVEVARAIEAAGQPIRWENIGDPVAKGESAPGWIKEIVGKAAQEDLSFAYSPTKGLDETRAYIAHERNLEGGIQITPDDLLFFNGLGDAISTIYGALHPTARVIGPNPAYPTHSSAEAAHAGAPHITYRLDPENGWRPDLADLESKVAANPHIAAILIINPDNPTGFVYPQETLAAIVDIARRYNLFLISDEIYSNLAYDVSEMRKLASVIGEVPAIAMRGISKEFPWPGARCGWIEIYNRDKDTDFDRFARSLLETKMLEVCATTLPQRVLPRVMGDARYYPYLAQRVAAYDRRAKRAVAALSDIPEITIHPARGAFYMTAVFRHGVLGMDQSLPTSASAEAIISPHLSAALDQRFVLHLLAATGICVVPLSTGFNSDLQGFRFTLLEADETKFEALLADLAAALRAYLASAPKAAGQPATKSAAVA; the protein is encoded by the coding sequence TTGCGTACCTCCATCGTCCATCCCGGAGCCGATAATCTCCGCTACGAAATCCGCCAGATCGTAGAGGTCGCGCGAGCTATCGAGGCTGCAGGCCAGCCGATCCGTTGGGAAAACATCGGCGACCCGGTCGCCAAGGGCGAGAGCGCGCCCGGCTGGATCAAGGAAATCGTCGGCAAGGCTGCGCAGGAGGACCTGAGCTTCGCCTACTCCCCGACCAAGGGCCTGGACGAGACCCGCGCCTACATCGCCCACGAACGGAACCTCGAAGGCGGGATCCAGATCACGCCCGACGACCTCCTGTTCTTCAACGGGCTGGGCGACGCCATTTCGACCATCTACGGCGCGCTGCATCCGACGGCCCGGGTGATCGGCCCCAACCCGGCCTATCCGACCCACTCCTCGGCGGAGGCCGCCCACGCCGGCGCGCCGCACATCACCTACCGCCTCGATCCGGAGAACGGCTGGCGGCCCGACCTTGCCGACCTGGAATCCAAGGTCGCTGCCAACCCGCACATCGCCGCCATCCTGATCATCAATCCCGACAACCCGACGGGCTTCGTCTATCCGCAGGAAACCCTTGCCGCGATCGTCGATATCGCCCGCCGCTACAACCTCTTCCTGATTTCCGACGAGATCTATTCGAACCTCGCCTACGACGTTTCGGAGATGCGCAAGCTGGCCTCGGTGATCGGCGAGGTCCCGGCCATCGCCATGCGCGGGATCTCCAAGGAGTTCCCCTGGCCGGGCGCGCGCTGCGGCTGGATCGAGATCTACAACCGCGACAAGGACACCGACTTCGACCGCTTCGCGCGCTCGCTGCTCGAAACCAAGATGCTCGAGGTCTGCGCCACCACCCTGCCCCAGCGCGTCCTGCCGCGGGTCATGGGCGACGCGCGCTACTACCCTTACCTGGCCCAGCGCGTAGCCGCCTACGACCGCCGCGCCAAGCGCGCCGTCGCGGCGCTATCGGACATCCCGGAGATCACCATCCATCCGGCTCGCGGCGCCTTCTACATGACCGCCGTCTTCCGCCATGGCGTCCTGGGGATGGATCAGTCGTTGCCCACCTCGGCGAGTGCTGAAGCGATCATCTCGCCGCACCTCAGCGCCGCCCTCGACCAGCGCTTCGTGCTGCACCTGCTGGCGGCCACCGGCATCTGCGTGGTGCCGCTCTCAACGGGCTTCAACTCCGACCTGCAGGGCTTCCGCTTCACCTTGCTCGAAGCCGACGAGACGAAGTTCGAGGCCCTGCTGGCCGATCTGGCTGCGGCCCTGCGCGCCTATCTTGCAAGCGCGCCCAAGGCGGCCGGCCAGCCCGCCACCAAGAGCGCCGCCGTGGCCTGA
- a CDS encoding P1 family peptidase: MSSLQAAGPGRRNLITDVPGLRVGQAHDEGARTGVTVILPDERAVAACDVRGGGPGTRETDALAAENLVEAIDAVVLSGGSVYGLAAADGVVGWLGAQGRGYGLVSAAGVPKSPVVPAAILYDLANGGDKGWGESPPYRQLGRDAVAAADRDFDLGTAGAGYGAMAGKLKGGTGSASVVAADGITIGALVCVNSFGSVIAPGGRAFWAAPFELQGEFGGLGAGPLRAGPDEWGLAKTDPKARMNTTVACVATDVALTPVQARRVAIMAQDGLARAIRPVHAPFDGDVVFALSTAQRPMGEAPDFTVTRIGALAADVLARAVARAVYEARAWPGVTAWRDLTL; the protein is encoded by the coding sequence ATGAGTTCTCTGCAAGCTGCCGGGCCCGGTCGACGCAACCTGATCACAGACGTGCCGGGGCTGCGCGTCGGCCAGGCGCATGACGAGGGGGCCAGGACCGGCGTCACCGTCATCCTGCCCGATGAGCGCGCCGTAGCGGCGTGCGACGTGCGCGGCGGAGGGCCGGGCACACGGGAGACCGACGCCCTGGCGGCCGAGAATCTGGTCGAGGCGATCGACGCGGTCGTGCTCTCGGGCGGCTCGGTCTATGGCCTGGCCGCCGCCGACGGCGTGGTTGGCTGGCTGGGCGCGCAGGGACGAGGCTATGGCCTGGTGAGCGCCGCGGGCGTTCCGAAATCGCCCGTCGTTCCGGCGGCCATTCTCTACGACCTCGCCAACGGCGGCGACAAGGGATGGGGCGAAAGCCCGCCCTATCGTCAGCTCGGGCGCGATGCGGTGGCCGCCGCCGACCGCGATTTCGACCTGGGGACGGCAGGCGCCGGCTATGGCGCCATGGCCGGCAAGTTAAAGGGCGGGACCGGTTCGGCTTCGGTCGTCGCGGCCGATGGGATCACGATCGGGGCGCTGGTCTGCGTGAACTCGTTCGGCTCGGTGATCGCGCCGGGGGGGAGGGCCTTCTGGGCTGCCCCCTTCGAGCTGCAGGGCGAATTCGGCGGCCTGGGCGCAGGGCCTCTGCGGGCCGGTCCTGACGAGTGGGGCCTGGCCAAGACCGATCCCAAGGCGCGGATGAACACTACGGTCGCTTGCGTGGCCACCGACGTCGCCCTGACCCCGGTCCAGGCCCGGCGGGTGGCGATCATGGCCCAGGACGGCCTGGCGCGCGCGATAAGGCCCGTGCACGCCCCCTTCGACGGGGACGTCGTCTTCGCGCTCTCCACCGCCCAGCGCCCGATGGGGGAGGCGCCGGACTTCACCGTGACCCGAATCGGCGCCCTGGCCGCCGACGTCCTAGCCCGCGCGGTGGCTCGGGCGGTCTACGAGGCCAGGGCCTGGCCCGGCGTGACCGCCTGGCGCGACCTGACTTTGTAG
- the ggt gene encoding gamma-glutamyltransferase, producing the protein MVSAANPLAVEAGLDVLRKGGSAVDAAVAVQAVLGLVEPQSSGLGGGAFMTYYDAQTRKVVAYNGRETAPAGATPNMFLDESGKPLPFPVAVTSGKATGVPGAIAMLSMAQTEHGKLAWKDLFGDAERLADQGFVVSPRLAGMISSNFPQAGTPDATAYFTKPDGQRYQAGDLLKNPAYAASVRKIAAEGPKALLEGTLAQEIVAKTGQGPLPGTMTLADLKAYRPKVGDAVCGPYRVYVVCVPNAPSSGAALLLGLGILEHTDIAQRGPTDPQAWFLFAQASRLMYVDRDRYFGDPDFTPVPIEGLLDPDYVAGRAKLIGDVAGPAPAPGTPRGAGALAPDATKEPGGTTHFVIVDAEGDVVSMTTTVESIFGTGRMVGGFFLNNQLTDFSWSPTNADGTKAANAVAPGKRPRSSMAPTIVLDREGRLVAAVGSPGGNSILAYNLKALVAILDWKMSVQDAFNLPNLIARGDSFASEPARFAPGVVEALAAKGIEFKGSGGEGSGLHGVKVTPQGLQGGADDRREGVAKGF; encoded by the coding sequence ATGGTCTCCGCCGCCAATCCCCTGGCGGTGGAGGCTGGTCTCGACGTCCTGCGCAAGGGCGGCTCGGCGGTCGACGCCGCCGTGGCCGTGCAGGCGGTCCTGGGCCTAGTGGAGCCGCAGAGCTCGGGGCTCGGCGGCGGCGCCTTCATGACCTATTACGACGCCCAGACGCGCAAGGTCGTCGCCTATAACGGCCGCGAGACCGCGCCTGCCGGCGCGACCCCGAACATGTTCCTGGACGAAAGCGGCAAGCCCCTGCCCTTCCCGGTCGCCGTGACCAGCGGCAAGGCGACCGGCGTGCCGGGCGCGATCGCCATGCTCTCCATGGCCCAGACCGAGCACGGCAAGCTGGCCTGGAAGGACCTGTTCGGCGACGCCGAACGCCTGGCGGACCAGGGTTTCGTCGTCAGCCCCCGTCTGGCCGGCATGATCTCCAGCAACTTCCCCCAGGCCGGAACACCGGACGCCACCGCTTATTTCACCAAGCCCGACGGCCAGCGCTACCAGGCCGGCGACCTGCTGAAGAACCCGGCCTACGCCGCCAGCGTCCGCAAGATCGCGGCCGAGGGGCCCAAGGCCCTGCTCGAGGGGACGCTGGCCCAGGAGATCGTCGCCAAGACCGGCCAGGGCCCGCTCCCCGGAACCATGACCCTGGCCGACCTCAAGGCCTATCGCCCCAAGGTCGGCGACGCGGTCTGCGGCCCCTATCGCGTCTACGTGGTCTGCGTGCCCAACGCGCCCTCCAGCGGCGCGGCCCTGCTCCTGGGCCTCGGCATCCTTGAGCATACCGACATCGCCCAGCGCGGCCCGACCGATCCCCAGGCCTGGTTCCTGTTCGCCCAGGCCAGCCGCCTGATGTACGTCGACCGCGATCGCTATTTCGGCGACCCGGACTTCACGCCGGTCCCGATCGAGGGTCTGCTGGACCCCGACTACGTCGCCGGCCGCGCCAAGCTGATCGGCGATGTGGCCGGGCCGGCTCCAGCCCCCGGAACGCCTCGCGGCGCCGGCGCCCTGGCCCCTGACGCCACCAAGGAGCCGGGCGGCACCACGCACTTCGTCATCGTGGACGCCGAAGGCGACGTGGTCTCCATGACGACCACGGTGGAAAGCATCTTCGGCACCGGCCGGATGGTCGGCGGCTTCTTCCTGAACAACCAGCTCACCGACTTCTCCTGGTCCCCGACCAACGCCGACGGGACCAAGGCCGCCAACGCCGTCGCGCCGGGCAAGCGTCCGCGCTCGTCCATGGCGCCGACCATCGTCCTCGATCGCGAGGGGCGCCTGGTGGCGGCCGTCGGCTCGCCGGGCGGCAATTCCATCCTGGCCTACAACCTGAAGGCCCTGGTCGCGATCCTGGACTGGAAGATGAGCGTGCAGGACGCCTTCAACCTGCCCAACCTGATCGCGCGCGGCGACAGCTTCGCCTCGGAGCCCGCGCGCTTTGCGCCCGGCGTGGTCGAAGCGCTGGCCGCCAAGGGCATCGAGTTCAAGGGCAGCGGCGGCGAGGGTTCGGGCCTGCACGGCGTGAAGGTCACCCCGCAGGGCCTGCAGGGCGGCGCCGACGACCGCCGCGAGGGCGTGGCCAAGGGCTTTTAG
- a CDS encoding SLC13 family permease has protein sequence MFAINRPRLDAIALIMLVALPFTGVLTMGEALAGFGDSNIVLIAALFVLGEGLVRTGVAQRMGDWLIARAGRSELRLMVLLMVVVAALGATMSSTAVTAIFIPVALRISQSTGIGPGRLMMPLSVAALISGMMTLVATAPNLIVNGELERNGLEGFGFFGFTPFGAPVLLLGVAYMSIARRWLPDAATPGSSSSRSSLSAWIDEYSLADREHRLRVAAQSPLAGGTLEAFDLSGWPGANVVAVERGRRRAREVMQPSARMRLQAGDVMLMDYAGANSDIRSICERFGLEAAPLRGIDFADRSQEIGLAEVIVAASSDLAGHTIAGEEFTARFNLTAIGLRRGVVAYGREFLHEPLAVGDTLLLIGPWRELDKLRSDGSPLVILSMAVERAEELPRPEKAVHALACLALVVGLMVSGLIPNVQAALIGCLLMGALRCIDFRGAYRAIDWKTIVLIVGMLPFSIALERTGGVELAASGLRALTVGAGPHVVLGTLFAITALLGMFISNTATAVLMAPVALATAREMGASPYPFAMIVALAASTAFMTPVSSPVNTLVVAPGHYTFGDFVRIGVPFSLIVLIVSVLLVPWLLPL, from the coding sequence ATGTTCGCGATCAACAGGCCGCGCCTGGATGCGATCGCCCTGATCATGCTGGTGGCGCTGCCCTTCACCGGCGTCCTCACCATGGGGGAAGCTCTGGCCGGTTTCGGCGATTCCAACATCGTCCTCATCGCCGCCCTGTTCGTGCTTGGCGAGGGGTTGGTCCGCACCGGCGTCGCCCAGCGGATGGGCGACTGGCTGATCGCCAGGGCGGGCAGGAGCGAGCTGCGCCTGATGGTGCTGTTGATGGTGGTCGTGGCCGCGCTCGGGGCGACCATGAGTTCGACGGCCGTTACGGCGATCTTCATCCCGGTGGCGCTGCGCATCTCGCAGAGCACCGGCATCGGTCCGGGCCGGTTAATGATGCCGCTCAGCGTGGCCGCGTTGATCAGCGGAATGATGACCCTGGTGGCCACCGCGCCAAACCTGATCGTGAACGGCGAGCTCGAGCGCAATGGCTTGGAAGGCTTCGGCTTCTTCGGCTTCACGCCGTTCGGCGCGCCGGTCCTGCTGCTCGGCGTCGCCTATATGAGCATCGCGCGGCGCTGGCTTCCGGACGCCGCCACGCCGGGGTCAAGTTCGAGCCGCTCGAGCCTTTCGGCCTGGATCGACGAGTACAGCCTGGCCGATCGCGAGCACAGGCTGCGGGTGGCCGCGCAGTCGCCCTTGGCGGGCGGGACCCTGGAAGCGTTCGACCTCAGCGGATGGCCCGGCGCCAATGTCGTTGCCGTCGAGCGAGGTCGCAGGCGGGCTCGTGAGGTCATGCAGCCATCGGCGAGGATGCGCCTGCAGGCCGGCGACGTCATGCTCATGGACTATGCCGGGGCGAATTCGGACATTCGGTCCATCTGTGAGCGCTTCGGGCTCGAAGCAGCGCCGTTGCGTGGGATCGATTTCGCCGACCGCTCGCAGGAGATCGGCCTCGCCGAAGTCATCGTCGCGGCGTCGTCCGATCTGGCTGGCCATACGATCGCCGGTGAGGAGTTCACCGCGCGGTTCAACTTGACCGCGATCGGCCTGCGTCGCGGTGTGGTCGCTTACGGCCGCGAATTTCTGCATGAGCCGCTGGCGGTGGGCGACACCTTGCTCCTGATCGGGCCTTGGCGAGAGCTCGACAAGCTTCGATCGGACGGTAGTCCGCTGGTCATCCTCAGCATGGCGGTCGAACGCGCCGAGGAACTGCCGAGGCCGGAAAAGGCGGTCCATGCCCTGGCTTGCCTCGCCTTGGTCGTCGGCTTGATGGTCAGCGGCCTCATTCCCAACGTCCAGGCGGCGCTCATCGGTTGCCTGCTGATGGGGGCGCTGCGCTGCATCGACTTCCGGGGCGCCTATCGCGCCATAGACTGGAAGACGATCGTGCTGATCGTCGGCATGTTGCCGTTCTCCATCGCGCTCGAGCGCACCGGCGGAGTGGAGCTCGCCGCGAGCGGCCTGCGGGCCCTCACGGTCGGCGCAGGCCCCCATGTTGTGCTGGGAACGCTATTTGCGATCACCGCCTTGCTCGGGATGTTCATCTCGAACACGGCGACGGCCGTGCTGATGGCGCCGGTGGCGCTCGCGACCGCACGGGAGATGGGCGCTTCGCCTTATCCGTTTGCGATGATCGTGGCGCTGGCGGCCTCGACCGCGTTCATGACTCCGGTATCCTCTCCAGTGAACACGCTCGTGGTCGCGCCCGGACACTACACCTTCGGCGACTTCGTCCGGATCGGCGTGCCGTTCTCACTGATTGTCCTGATTGTCAGCGTGCTGCTGGTGCCGTGGCTGCTGCCGCTGTGA
- a CDS encoding Lon protease family protein → MRDLRERLELQPHDLRRRLDPATLPFQTTAEVPPIKTTIGQPRAAEAIAFALEVDAKGFHLYAAGSPGAGRESTVLAAVRAFAEARPTPPDWVHVYNFAEADCPRAFSMPAGEGRGLVKAMTSFVEAAQREIFRAFEGEDYARRREQSLAAVNARRAELLAALRAFAQEREFSLEMTPSGVATIPLRNGEPMPQEVFDQLTPEVRAQLEQRGAQVQAEVGAYRRGMRQIDKEAQQRITALDQEVALAAASPLIAELREQYGDQPNVLLFLEQIQGDLPEHLEDFLMAAEARQAKHVDDAAEARRHRERLARYEVNLLIDNSAITGAPVVLERNPTYYNLIGRLEYRPVMGTMVTDFRQIKPGALHRANGGFLILHALDVMRNPFAWEGLKRALMSGEMVIENPGEQGASLPTTRPRPEPIPLDVKVILIGPAGLYKTLHQIDVEFPELFGVKAEFAPDMDWNEENLASYSAFLSLVVQDRGLLHFDRSAVARIVEHGARLRDHQRKLTTRFLDIARLAVEASHWAGKAGREYVLADDVDAAIAKQERRRNLAEEQTREVIADGTVMIDTEGARVAEINGVSVLNVGDYSFGQPSRVTARVSVGRGAVQSIEREIALSGPIHSKGFMILTGYLQAQYAQDWPLSLAATITFEQSYGGIDGDSASTTELYALLSALSGLPLNQGIAVTGAVNQHGQVQAVGGVTRKIEGFYDVCRERGLTGGQGVIVPTANVKNLMLKEEVVEAVGAGRFHVWATSHVDEGIELLMDRPAGQPAAEGSFPEGTVHRLVQDRLRHYAERMRAFGPAWPGGADFGNDGQPQLT, encoded by the coding sequence ATGCGGGACCTGCGCGAGCGGCTGGAGCTGCAGCCGCATGATCTGAGGCGGCGACTCGACCCGGCTACCCTTCCATTCCAGACGACGGCCGAGGTGCCGCCGATCAAGACGACGATCGGCCAGCCTCGCGCGGCCGAGGCGATCGCCTTCGCGCTCGAGGTGGACGCAAAGGGCTTCCATCTCTACGCCGCCGGTTCCCCCGGCGCCGGACGTGAGAGCACGGTGCTCGCGGCCGTGCGCGCCTTCGCCGAGGCGCGGCCGACGCCGCCGGACTGGGTCCACGTCTACAACTTCGCCGAAGCGGACTGCCCGCGCGCCTTTTCGATGCCGGCCGGGGAGGGGCGTGGGCTGGTCAAGGCGATGACGTCGTTCGTGGAGGCGGCGCAGCGGGAGATCTTCCGCGCCTTCGAGGGCGAGGATTACGCTCGGCGGCGAGAGCAGTCCCTGGCCGCCGTGAACGCCCGGCGCGCCGAATTGTTGGCGGCCCTGCGCGCCTTCGCGCAGGAACGGGAGTTCTCTCTGGAGATGACGCCGAGCGGCGTCGCCACGATTCCGCTGCGGAACGGCGAGCCGATGCCGCAGGAGGTGTTCGACCAGTTGACCCCGGAGGTCAGGGCGCAACTCGAGCAGCGGGGCGCGCAGGTCCAGGCCGAGGTCGGCGCCTATAGGCGCGGGATGCGGCAGATCGACAAGGAGGCCCAACAGCGCATCACGGCGCTCGATCAGGAGGTGGCGCTGGCCGCCGCGAGCCCGCTTATCGCGGAGTTGCGCGAGCAGTACGGCGACCAGCCGAATGTCCTTCTCTTCCTCGAGCAGATCCAAGGCGATCTGCCGGAACATCTGGAGGACTTCCTGATGGCGGCCGAGGCGAGGCAGGCCAAGCACGTGGACGACGCGGCCGAGGCGCGGCGGCATCGGGAGCGCTTGGCGCGCTACGAGGTCAACCTGCTGATCGACAACAGCGCGATCACCGGCGCGCCGGTGGTCCTTGAGAGGAACCCCACCTACTACAACCTGATCGGCCGACTGGAGTACCGGCCGGTGATGGGGACGATGGTGACGGACTTCCGGCAGATCAAGCCGGGCGCGCTGCACCGCGCCAACGGCGGCTTCCTCATCCTCCACGCCCTTGACGTCATGCGTAACCCTTTTGCCTGGGAGGGACTGAAGCGCGCCCTCATGTCCGGCGAGATGGTGATCGAAAATCCGGGCGAGCAGGGCGCGTCGCTGCCGACCACCCGGCCGCGTCCGGAGCCGATTCCGCTCGACGTGAAGGTGATCCTGATCGGGCCGGCCGGGCTCTACAAAACCCTTCACCAGATCGATGTCGAATTCCCGGAGCTGTTCGGGGTGAAGGCGGAATTCGCGCCGGACATGGACTGGAACGAGGAGAACCTCGCCAGCTATTCGGCCTTCCTGAGCCTGGTGGTTCAGGATCGCGGGCTGCTCCACTTCGACCGCTCGGCCGTCGCCCGGATCGTGGAGCACGGAGCGCGCTTGCGTGACCATCAGCGGAAGCTGACCACCCGGTTCCTCGACATCGCCAGGCTGGCCGTCGAGGCCAGCCACTGGGCCGGCAAGGCGGGGCGCGAATACGTATTGGCGGACGATGTCGACGCAGCCATCGCCAAACAGGAGCGGCGGCGCAACCTGGCCGAGGAGCAGACGCGCGAGGTGATCGCCGACGGAACGGTGATGATCGACACCGAAGGCGCAAGGGTGGCGGAGATAAACGGGGTCTCGGTGCTCAATGTCGGCGACTACAGCTTCGGCCAGCCTTCGCGGGTGACCGCTCGGGTTTCGGTGGGGCGGGGCGCGGTGCAGAGCATCGAGCGAGAGATCGCGCTCTCCGGCCCGATCCATTCGAAGGGCTTCATGATCCTGACCGGCTATCTGCAAGCGCAATATGCTCAGGACTGGCCGCTCTCGCTGGCGGCGACGATCACCTTCGAGCAGTCCTATGGCGGGATAGACGGGGACTCGGCGTCGACCACAGAGCTCTACGCCCTGCTGTCGGCCCTCTCGGGACTGCCGCTGAACCAGGGCATCGCCGTGACCGGCGCGGTGAACCAGCACGGACAGGTGCAGGCGGTGGGGGGCGTGACCCGCAAGATCGAAGGCTTCTACGACGTCTGCCGCGAGCGAGGGCTGACCGGCGGGCAGGGGGTGATCGTGCCGACGGCGAACGTCAAGAACCTGATGCTCAAGGAAGAGGTCGTGGAGGCGGTGGGGGCCGGGCGCTTCCACGTCTGGGCGACCAGTCACGTCGATGAGGGCATCGAGTTGCTGATGGATCGGCCGGCCGGCCAGCCGGCTGCGGAGGGAAGCTTTCCGGAAGGGACGGTGCATCGGCTCGTCCAGGACCGGCTGCGCCACTATGCCGAACGCATGCGCGCGTTCGGCCCCGCCTGGCCCGGCGGTGCGGATTTCGGGAACGACGGACAACCGCAACTCACCTGA
- a CDS encoding MFS transporter — MMTPPDQAADSVVTGSRDGRAPWLPLVVIVLAQLQMAINISALPVSLGPLSEDLGAPATAAATALLLYSMFVAAFVMLGAKIGKLIGERLVMQVSLVIHALAMAMMATATNAGAMNIAQSIAGAAAAAAVPTLVVLIAANYRGRQQKTALGVLAGIPAVASAVTFLIAGFLATTLSWRYSYWLIVALAVAVLILSFRLAPIPRQPGTRVDLFGVVLSAAAVALILLGFNNLQTWGLLVADSAAPFSLLGLSPAPILILLGVLLGQAFFAWSNRRVAAGGEPLLAVEVLDSREERNAVVAFLAAGSLGLAVGFLIPLYVQIIQGRTPLFSAVAILPYTAAIAVAGVLSVRLYDRFAPRILGVASFLLIAIGLVVVAFTVGDDWSTVTVIMGLILVGVGEGTLLTLLFNVLVSASPKRFAGDVAALRGVANNVSNALGAAFASVVAVGLLSVFLASAFDQSGLPPELSHRVLFDEVDFVTNEELRGVLGATSGTRDQVATAIAINEDARLRALRGAFLVVAGISLLSIFPAARLPKYRPDELSAADMMGDEET, encoded by the coding sequence ATGATGACACCACCGGACCAGGCTGCCGACTCTGTCGTCACCGGCTCTCGCGATGGCCGGGCGCCGTGGTTGCCATTGGTCGTCATCGTCCTGGCCCAACTTCAGATGGCCATCAACATCAGCGCCTTGCCCGTTTCGCTGGGGCCGCTCTCCGAGGATCTGGGCGCGCCGGCCACCGCTGCGGCGACCGCGCTGCTCCTCTATTCGATGTTCGTGGCCGCCTTCGTCATGCTTGGCGCGAAGATCGGCAAGCTCATCGGCGAGCGTCTCGTCATGCAGGTCAGCCTCGTCATACACGCCCTGGCGATGGCCATGATGGCGACGGCGACCAATGCCGGCGCCATGAATATCGCCCAGTCGATCGCGGGAGCCGCCGCCGCCGCGGCCGTCCCGACCCTGGTGGTGCTGATCGCAGCGAACTATCGCGGACGACAGCAGAAGACGGCGCTGGGCGTACTCGCCGGCATCCCCGCGGTCGCCAGCGCGGTCACCTTCCTCATCGCCGGATTCCTCGCCACAACGCTGAGCTGGCGCTACTCGTACTGGCTGATCGTGGCCCTGGCGGTCGCGGTCCTGATCCTGAGCTTTCGTCTGGCGCCGATCCCGCGCCAGCCAGGCACGCGGGTCGACCTGTTCGGGGTCGTCCTCTCGGCGGCCGCGGTGGCGCTGATCCTGCTCGGCTTCAACAACCTCCAGACCTGGGGGCTCCTGGTCGCCGACAGCGCCGCACCGTTCTCGCTGCTCGGACTGTCGCCGGCGCCGATCCTCATTCTTCTGGGCGTGTTGCTGGGCCAGGCGTTCTTCGCGTGGTCGAACAGGCGCGTCGCAGCGGGCGGGGAGCCCCTGCTTGCGGTGGAGGTCCTGGACAGCCGAGAAGAGAGGAACGCCGTAGTCGCCTTCCTGGCCGCGGGCAGCCTCGGTCTCGCGGTCGGATTTCTGATCCCGCTCTATGTGCAGATCATCCAGGGCCGCACGCCGCTGTTCTCCGCGGTGGCCATCTTGCCCTACACAGCCGCCATCGCGGTGGCGGGTGTTCTCTCGGTGCGCCTATACGACCGCTTCGCGCCACGCATTCTCGGGGTCGCCTCGTTCCTTCTGATCGCAATCGGCCTGGTCGTGGTCGCCTTCACGGTCGGGGACGACTGGAGCACCGTGACAGTCATTATGGGGCTGATCCTCGTCGGCGTCGGCGAGGGGACGCTCCTGACCCTGCTCTTCAATGTGCTCGTGTCGGCCTCGCCCAAGCGCTTCGCCGGCGACGTGGCCGCTTTGCGCGGCGTGGCGAACAACGTCTCGAACGCACTGGGCGCCGCGTTCGCCAGCGTGGTGGCGGTCGGTCTGCTGAGCGTGTTTCTCGCCTCGGCCTTCGACCAGTCCGGATTGCCGCCCGAGCTCAGCCATCGCGTACTGTTCGACGAGGTCGACTTCGTAACCAATGAGGAACTGAGGGGCGTCCTCGGCGCGACCTCAGGAACGCGGGATCAGGTGGCGACGGCGATCGCGATCAATGAAGACGCCCGACTCCGCGCCCTGCGCGGAGCGTTCCTGGTCGTGGCGGGCATCTCGCTGTTGTCGATCTTCCCGGCCGCCAGATTGCCGAAATACCGGCCGGACGAGTTGTCGGCGGCGGACATGATGGGCGACGAGGAGACCTGA